Below is a genomic region from Paraburkholderia phenazinium.
GTTCAATTCCCGCCGCATCATGCTGTGCCGGAAGCGCGAAGCGCAATAAGGCGCGCGGGCACGCTAACTGCTGGTCTACGGCCATCCCACGGCTATCGCTATCAGTGGATGAATTTCATGCGCCGAGGGACTACAGTAGCAATGTTGCGCGCTCGTCAGAACACAATCTGTCGCGATGTCGACGACGGGTTCGGAGTTTATCGCCATGGCCAAGCATACCGGACCACCAGAATCGGGGGCGGATAGCCCTGCGGAGCGTCCCGTGGATAGCCGCGCGGACGGTCCCCCTGGAGATTCTGGGCAAGACTTCAGTCAACGCTTCGATCCTGACCTCGATCCCATGTACGCCATGCCGCCTGCGCGGTTTGGGCGCCTCGCGCTCTGGGCTGCGTCGGCGAGTGCGCTGACGGTGGGCGTTGCGGCCACGGTCGCGTATGGCGTCTGGTTCGATCAGGATCAGCGCGCCTATACGCGAGCGATGGCTACGGCGCAACAGGCGCTCTCGACGCGTGTCGCGGCCACGGTCCCAGCCACGCTCACAGCCGCACCTCCGGAACAGATGCTATCGGCCGCCGCTGCTTTCGTGCCGGACCCGCCGCTTTCGGCGACCCCGACGACCGCCATGACCACCACAACATCCGCACCAGTGCAGACGCCAACAACGTGGTCAGGTCGGGTAGGCGCAGCTGCACCGCCCGCGGACGCTCAGACCTCGCTAGCCGACGCGGATGAAACAGCGCCACCCCCTTCGGCTTTACCCGCCCAGCCCGATTCAAGCGACACGCCTTCCTCCGATGCCCTCGCGCCGCATGCAAGCAGCGCACGGCCCACGATGACGAGCGGTGGTGTGAAGCAGATCCGGCATCGTCCGCTAGTGCGCGCCAAGCCGAATACCGGCTTGCTAGCACGCATGGAATCGTATTTTCATCGTGGAAACTATCGGCAGCATGGCAACGGAAGCCAGCAGGACCAGGACCTCTACGCCCACTCGTGAGCCGCGCCTTGCAGCGCCTGCCGCACGCAAGCCGGCCTTTACGGTTCGCTTCGGCTGGGGGCCGGCTGCGCTGGCGGGGATTGCCTTGCTGTGCCTGCTGTCCGGGCTCCTCGTGCTTGCGGTGCAGATCAAGGCCATCTTCTCCGATCAGTTGAAGCAGGAATATACAGGGCTGGTTCTTGACGCTATCGGACGCGCCGAAAGCGCGCGCGATCTCGCCACTGCTCGCCAGCCGCTAACCGGAGATAGTGGAGACAGCAACGCGGAGCCGCGGGACTATCGAAATGCGCGTATCGGTCTTGCAGCCCGTCTCGCGTCCGTCGCTGCAATCGTGAACGTGGATCCTGCGGGGGCGCCGCACATCCCTCAGCGGGCACTCTCGCCCGACGCCAACTTCGACGATACGGATGCCTTGTTGCGCTCGCAGTCGGCCTACTGGCGCACGCGGCGCGATCTCGTCAGCGCGGATCTGCACACGCGGATCTCGCACGTCGCGAGAACACTGATGGTGTTGTCGGCGCTGATCTTCAGCGCGCTGGTCACGGCGCTCGGCATGTACGCGAAGCGCACGCGGCAACTGGCACGCGAGTCGCACCGTTTCGAGTTCGCCGCATTGCACGATCCGCTGACCGGGCTGCCAAACCGGCGTCATCTGTTTGACACGCTTGCGCGAACCCCGCCGGTAGCGAGGAGTGATCCACTCGGACATACGCTTGCCGTTCTGTATATCGATCTGGACGGCTTCAAACAGGTCAACGATTCGCGCGGTCACCGCACCGGCGATGAATTCCTGATCGCCGTAGCACGGCGCTTTCGCAAGTCGGTTCGTCCGGTCGATGTGGTGGCGAGAATCGGCGGTGACGAGTTCGCCGTGCTGGTGCGCGGATTTTCCATGGATGCTGAACTCGGCTCGATTGCGGAGCGCCTGATCGCCTGTGTGGTCGATACGGGCGAGCAGATGCGGATCGGCTTTGTCAGCGCCAGCATCGGCATTGCAAGCTTTCCGCAACCTGTCGAAGACTACCGTCATCTGCTCGCCGCTGCGGACGAGACGATGTATCAGGTCAAACGCAAAGGCAAGAACGGCTACGCTTTCGCGATGCCCGTCGAGCGTTCGGAGGCGCTTTGATCCACGCGGCATCGGACGCGAATCGGTCCGAACGTATCAAGAGGATGCGCTGCCGATCGGCGAGAGGACCGTGGTGAGGCGACCGTGCGGAATCACAAATTTTGCGTGAAATTGACAGACACCGGCGCTTTCACCGCCTAGACTGATTACGGTCATTCCGCTTGCGATGCGGGTACGTTCCATGTCGACCTTGTGACAAGCCCCACTCTGACAGTGCAACCTCAGCGCAACCCGGATGGACCGCAGCCAGACTGTCGTTGCTGATCCCATCGCTTCCCAGGAGATTTGCCATGCCCCAGGTATCGACGACCGAGGCGGACGCCGCGTCCCTCGACACTTCGCGTTCCGGTTATGAACTGCTCGCCGACCCGCTGTTGAACAAGGGCACCGCGTTCAGCGAGGCGGAGCGGGACAGCTTCGATCTGCACGGACTCTTGCCGCCCACTATCG
It encodes:
- a CDS encoding GGDEF domain-containing protein, with the translated sequence MATEASRTRTSTPTREPRLAAPAARKPAFTVRFGWGPAALAGIALLCLLSGLLVLAVQIKAIFSDQLKQEYTGLVLDAIGRAESARDLATARQPLTGDSGDSNAEPRDYRNARIGLAARLASVAAIVNVDPAGAPHIPQRALSPDANFDDTDALLRSQSAYWRTRRDLVSADLHTRISHVARTLMVLSALIFSALVTALGMYAKRTRQLARESHRFEFAALHDPLTGLPNRRHLFDTLARTPPVARSDPLGHTLAVLYIDLDGFKQVNDSRGHRTGDEFLIAVARRFRKSVRPVDVVARIGGDEFAVLVRGFSMDAELGSIAERLIACVVDTGEQMRIGFVSASIGIASFPQPVEDYRHLLAAADETMYQVKRKGKNGYAFAMPVERSEAL